A part of Rhodamnia argentea isolate NSW1041297 chromosome 8, ASM2092103v1, whole genome shotgun sequence genomic DNA contains:
- the LOC115736736 gene encoding phototropin-1 isoform X1, with protein MIGGRRTAVREAPCEFAVVQSLVLQLSLTEDEVEGPGSSASSPPASSVQLPSQSLPGPTKVHRKFCSDRSREMEAADHKSTKSPSLMPPLPRDPRGSLEVFNPSTFSARPTNPAFRPQQPHWQTWVGRRESPEHDPPKLPPSRPTSRGDEIKVTTSWMALKDDAPPPNPSPPLALKPVSTVHQHDDGGRSKSAASAQPPAEAGAAAQRAAEWGLVLRTDTETGKPQGVTVRTSGGEDPNVKAGTSRRNSNNSVRSSGELSEGGEGGKERGLPRVSEDLKDALSTFQQTFVVSDATKPDYPIMYASAGFFKMTGYTSKEVIGRNCRFMQGAETDPEDVAKIREALQAGRSYCGRLLNYKKDGTPFWNLLTISPIKDDTGNVLKFIGMQVEVSKHTEGTKDKMMRPNGLPESLIRYDARQKEMAANSVSELVHAVKRPRAVSESINRPLMRRSEGNGEKERSDAIGRRNSENLGGMRSSMQRISEVPEKKHRKSARRSFMRMVRKSQSSSESFDFRGAADDDEDDGDLSETDERPDSVDDVVRQKEMRKGIDLATTLERIEKNFVITDPRLPDNPIIFASDSFLELTEYSREEILGRNCRFLQGPETDPATVRKIRDAIDNQREVTVQLINYTKSSKKFWNLFHLQPMRDQKGEVQYFIGVQLDGSAHVDPLRNSIPEDTAKESAQLVKSTAENVDEAVRELPDANKTPEDLWANHSKMVYPKPHRKDSPSWRAIQQILDSGEQIGLKHFRPIKPLGSGDTGSVHLVELCGTSQFFAMKAMDKGVMLNRNKVHRACAEREILDMLDHPFLPALYASFQTKTHICVITDYYPGGELFMLLDRQPLKVLKEDAARFYAAEVVVALEYLHCQGIIYRDLKPENVLLQNNGHVSLTDFDLSCLTSCKPQLLIPSTDEKKKKKKKNKGPEMPIFMAEPMRASNSFVGTEEYIAPEIITGAGHTSAVDWWALGILLYEMLYGYTPFRGKTRQKTFANILHKDIKFRGSKPVSLHGKQLMYRLLHRDPKNRLGSHEGSEEIKRHPFFRGINWALVRCMEPPELDAPLFGAADAEKEAKLVDPEMDDLQKNVF; from the exons ATGATTGGTGGCAGGCGCACTGCAGTACGTGAAGCGCCATGTGAGTTCGCAGTTGTACAG AGTTTGGTGCTGCAACTTTCTTTAACCGAGGACGAAGTAGAAGGGCCCGGCTCGTCAGCATCATCACCACCGGCGAGCTCTGTTCAACTTCCAAGCCAGAGCCTCCCAGGTCCCACGAAAGTGCACCGGAAGTTCTGCTCCGACCGGTCGAG AGAAATGGAAGCGGCGGACCACAAATCCACTAAATCGCCGTCCCTAATGCCTCCTCTGCCCAGGGACCCGCGCGGGTCACTGGAAGTTTTCAACCCGTCAACCTTTTCGGCCCGACCGACCAACCCGGCCTTTCGCCCGCAGCAGCCCCACTGGCAAACCTGGGTTGGCCGGCGAGAAAGCCCGGAACACGACCCGCCCAAACTCCCCCCCTCCAGGCCCACCAGCAGGGGCGACGAGATCAAGGTCACCACCTCATGGATGGCCCTAAAGGACGACGCCCCTCCGCCCAACCCATCACCGCCCTTGGCGCTGAAGCCCGTGTCAACAGTCCATCAGCATGACGACGGCGGACGATCAAAGTCCGCCGCGTCGGCCCAACCGCCCGCCGAAGCGGGAGCAGCCGCGCAGAGGGCGGCGGAGTGGGGGCTGGTGCTGAGGACGGACACCGAGACCGGGAAGCCGCAGGGGGTGACGGTGCGGACCTCGGGCGGGGAGGACCCGAATGTGAAGGCCGGGACATCGAGGAGGAACTCGAACAACTCGGTGCGGAGCTCGGGGGAGTTGTCGGAGGGCggggagggagggaaggagagaGGTCTCCCGAGGGTGTCGGAGGACCTGAAGGACGCGCTGTCGACGTTCCAGCAGACGTTCGTGGTGTCGGACGCGACGAAGCCCGATTACCCGATCATGTACGCGAGCGCGGGGTTCTTCAAGATGACCGGGTACACTTCCAAGGAGGTCATAGGCCGGAACTG TCGGTTCATGCAGGGGGCGGAGACGGACCCGGAGGACGTGGCGAAGATCCGGGAGGCGTTGCAGGCGGGGAGGAGCTACTGCGGGAGGTTGCTGAACTACAAGAAAGACGGCACGCCGTTCTGGAACCTGCTCACCATCTCCCCAATCAAGGACGACACCGGCAACGTCCTCAAATTCATCGG AATGCAAGTGGAGGTGAGCAAACACACGGAGGGGACCAAGGATAAGATGATGCGTCCCAATGGATTGCCCGAGTCCCTCATTCGCTACGATG CCCGTCAGAAGGAAATGGCAGCGAATTCTGTCTCGGAACTTGTGCACGCGGTGAAGAGGCCGAGGGCGGTCAGCGAGTCGATCAATCGCCCTCTAATGCGGAGGTCGGAAGGCAATGGGGAGAAAGAGAGATCGGATGCTATAGGAAGACGAAACTCTGAGAATCTGGGAGGCATGAGGAGTTCGATGCAGCGGATCAGTGAGGTGCCGGAGAAGAAGCATAGGAAATCCGCTCGCCGCTCGTTCATGCG AATGGTAAGGAAGAGTCAGTCCAGTTCCGAAAGCTTCGATTTTAGAGGAGCTGCAGATGACGATGAAGACGACGGCGACTTGAGTGAAACTGACGAGAGGCCAGACAGTGTGGATGATGTTGTAAGACAGAAGGAAATGAGGAAGGGTATCGACCTTGCTACAACGCTCGAACGTATCGAGAAGAACTTCGTCATCACTGATCCCAGGCTACCGGACAATCCCATT ATATTTGCTTCTGATAGCTTCTTGGAGCTGACGGAATACAGCCGGGAAGAGATCCTCGGGAGGAATTGCAG GTTCCTCCAAGGACCCGAAACAGATCCAGCAACTGTGAGGAAGATCCGGGACGCCATCGACAACCAAAGAGAAGTCACTGTGCAGTTGATAAACTACACAAAAAGCA GcaaaaagttctggaatttgttTCATCTTCAACCAATGCGTGATCAGAAG GGAGAAGTCCAGTATTTCATTGGAGTACAGCTGGATGGTAGCGCGCATGTTGACCCGCTGCGCAACTCTATTCCTGAGGATACTGCTAAAGAAAGTGCACAACTG GTGAAAAGCACTGCTGAAAATGTCGATGAAGCAGTGAGGGAACTTCCAGATGCCAACAAG ACACCAGAGGATTTATGGGCTAATCACTCTAAAATGGTTTACCCAAAGCCACATAGGAAGGACAGCCCCTCTTGGAGAGCCATTCAACAG ATACTGGATAGCGGAGAGCAGATAGGACTAAAACATTTTAGGCCAATTAAACCCCTTGGCTCTGGGGACACCGGCAG TGTGCATCTAGTTGAGCTGTGTGGAACCAGCCAATTCTTTGCAATGAAGGCCATGGATAAGGGTGTTATGCTTAACCGCAACAAG GTCCACAGAGCTTGTGCTGAAAGAGAAATCCTCGACATGTTGGATCATCCTTTCCTTCCAGCTCTATATGCATCTTTCCAG ACCAAAACCCACATTTGCGTGATAACAGATTATTACCCCGGTGGTGAGCTCTTCATGCTCTTGGACAGACAACCCCTGAAGGTCCTCAAGGAAGATGCAGCGAG ATTCTATGCTGCAGAGGTAGTTGTGGCGTTGGAGTATCTTCATTGCCAAG GGATTATCTACAGAGATCTAAAACCAGAAAATGTTTTGCTTCAGAACAATGGGCATGTTTCTTTGACAGACTTCGACTTGTCATGCTTGACATCTTGCAAACCACAG CTTTTGATTCCTAGTActgatgaaaagaagaagaaaaagaagaagaataaaggCCCAGAGATGCCGATCTTTATGGCTGAACCCATGCGGGCATCGAATTCTTTTGTCGGCACAGAGGAATACATAGCTCCG GAGATCATCACAGGGGCTGGCCATACAAGTGCAGTTGATTGGTGGGCGCTTG GTATTCTGCTATACGAGATGCTGTACGGATACACACCATTCAGGGGAAAGACAAGACAGAAGACATTTGCCAATATCCTTCACAAGGATATCAAATTTCGAGGAAGTAAACCG GTAAGTCTCCATGGGAAGCAATTGATGTATCGATTGCTGCACAGGGATCCCAAGAACAGATTGGGCTCGCACGAAGGATCGGAGGAAATCAAACGTCACCCATTCTTCCGCGGCATCAACTGGGCCTTAGTTCGGTGCATG GAACCTCCTGAGCTTGATGCTCCTCTGTTTGGGGCAGCCGATGCAGAAAAGGAAGCCAAACTCGTAGACCCTGAAATGGATGACCTTCAAAAGAACGTTTTCTGA
- the LOC115736736 gene encoding phototropin-1 isoform X4, protein MIGGRRTAVREAPCEFAVVQSLVLQLSLTEDEVEGPGSSASSPPASSVQLPSQSLPGPTKVHRKFCSDRSREMEAADHKSTKSPSLMPPLPRDPRGSLEVFNPSTFSARPTNPAFRPQQPHWQTWVGRRESPEHDPPKLPPSRPTSRGDEIKVTTSWMALKDDAPPPNPSPPLALKPVSTVHQHDDGGRSKSAASAQPPAEAGAAAQRAAEWGLVLRTDTETGKPQGVTVRTSGGEDPNVKAGTSRRNSNNSVRSSGELSEGGEGGKERGLPRVSEDLKDALSTFQQTFVVSDATKPDYPIMYASAGFFKMTGYTSKEVIGRNCRFMQGAETDPEDVAKIREALQAGRSYCGRLLNYKKDGTPFWNLLTISPIKDDTGNVLKFIGMQVEVSKHTEGTKDKMMRPNGLPESLIRYDARQKEMAANSVSELVHAVKRPRAVSESINRPLMRRSEGNGEKERSDAIGRRNSENLGGMRSSMQRISEVPEKKHRKSARRSFMRMVRKSQSSSESFDFRGAADDDEDDGDLSETDERPDSVDDVVRQKEMRKGIDLATTLERIEKNFVITDPRLPDNPIIFASDSFLELTEYSREEILGRNCRFLQGPETDPATVRKIRDAIDNQREVTVQLINYTKSSKKFWNLFHLQPMRDQKGEVQYFIGVQLDGSAHVDPLRNSIPEDTAKESAQLVKSTAENVDEAVRELPDANKTPEDLWANHSKMVYPKPHRKDSPSWRAIQQILDSGEQIGLKHFRPIKPLGSGDTGSVHLVELCGTSQFFAMKAMDKGVMLNRNKVHRACAEREILDMLDHPFLPALYASFQTKTHICVITDYYPGGELFMLLDRQPLKVLKEDAARRKKGGQVHEAPAMCRVRGKVTTTLGLMHTALSCKFLQETFMMSLKIQNIE, encoded by the exons ATGATTGGTGGCAGGCGCACTGCAGTACGTGAAGCGCCATGTGAGTTCGCAGTTGTACAG AGTTTGGTGCTGCAACTTTCTTTAACCGAGGACGAAGTAGAAGGGCCCGGCTCGTCAGCATCATCACCACCGGCGAGCTCTGTTCAACTTCCAAGCCAGAGCCTCCCAGGTCCCACGAAAGTGCACCGGAAGTTCTGCTCCGACCGGTCGAG AGAAATGGAAGCGGCGGACCACAAATCCACTAAATCGCCGTCCCTAATGCCTCCTCTGCCCAGGGACCCGCGCGGGTCACTGGAAGTTTTCAACCCGTCAACCTTTTCGGCCCGACCGACCAACCCGGCCTTTCGCCCGCAGCAGCCCCACTGGCAAACCTGGGTTGGCCGGCGAGAAAGCCCGGAACACGACCCGCCCAAACTCCCCCCCTCCAGGCCCACCAGCAGGGGCGACGAGATCAAGGTCACCACCTCATGGATGGCCCTAAAGGACGACGCCCCTCCGCCCAACCCATCACCGCCCTTGGCGCTGAAGCCCGTGTCAACAGTCCATCAGCATGACGACGGCGGACGATCAAAGTCCGCCGCGTCGGCCCAACCGCCCGCCGAAGCGGGAGCAGCCGCGCAGAGGGCGGCGGAGTGGGGGCTGGTGCTGAGGACGGACACCGAGACCGGGAAGCCGCAGGGGGTGACGGTGCGGACCTCGGGCGGGGAGGACCCGAATGTGAAGGCCGGGACATCGAGGAGGAACTCGAACAACTCGGTGCGGAGCTCGGGGGAGTTGTCGGAGGGCggggagggagggaaggagagaGGTCTCCCGAGGGTGTCGGAGGACCTGAAGGACGCGCTGTCGACGTTCCAGCAGACGTTCGTGGTGTCGGACGCGACGAAGCCCGATTACCCGATCATGTACGCGAGCGCGGGGTTCTTCAAGATGACCGGGTACACTTCCAAGGAGGTCATAGGCCGGAACTG TCGGTTCATGCAGGGGGCGGAGACGGACCCGGAGGACGTGGCGAAGATCCGGGAGGCGTTGCAGGCGGGGAGGAGCTACTGCGGGAGGTTGCTGAACTACAAGAAAGACGGCACGCCGTTCTGGAACCTGCTCACCATCTCCCCAATCAAGGACGACACCGGCAACGTCCTCAAATTCATCGG AATGCAAGTGGAGGTGAGCAAACACACGGAGGGGACCAAGGATAAGATGATGCGTCCCAATGGATTGCCCGAGTCCCTCATTCGCTACGATG CCCGTCAGAAGGAAATGGCAGCGAATTCTGTCTCGGAACTTGTGCACGCGGTGAAGAGGCCGAGGGCGGTCAGCGAGTCGATCAATCGCCCTCTAATGCGGAGGTCGGAAGGCAATGGGGAGAAAGAGAGATCGGATGCTATAGGAAGACGAAACTCTGAGAATCTGGGAGGCATGAGGAGTTCGATGCAGCGGATCAGTGAGGTGCCGGAGAAGAAGCATAGGAAATCCGCTCGCCGCTCGTTCATGCG AATGGTAAGGAAGAGTCAGTCCAGTTCCGAAAGCTTCGATTTTAGAGGAGCTGCAGATGACGATGAAGACGACGGCGACTTGAGTGAAACTGACGAGAGGCCAGACAGTGTGGATGATGTTGTAAGACAGAAGGAAATGAGGAAGGGTATCGACCTTGCTACAACGCTCGAACGTATCGAGAAGAACTTCGTCATCACTGATCCCAGGCTACCGGACAATCCCATT ATATTTGCTTCTGATAGCTTCTTGGAGCTGACGGAATACAGCCGGGAAGAGATCCTCGGGAGGAATTGCAG GTTCCTCCAAGGACCCGAAACAGATCCAGCAACTGTGAGGAAGATCCGGGACGCCATCGACAACCAAAGAGAAGTCACTGTGCAGTTGATAAACTACACAAAAAGCA GcaaaaagttctggaatttgttTCATCTTCAACCAATGCGTGATCAGAAG GGAGAAGTCCAGTATTTCATTGGAGTACAGCTGGATGGTAGCGCGCATGTTGACCCGCTGCGCAACTCTATTCCTGAGGATACTGCTAAAGAAAGTGCACAACTG GTGAAAAGCACTGCTGAAAATGTCGATGAAGCAGTGAGGGAACTTCCAGATGCCAACAAG ACACCAGAGGATTTATGGGCTAATCACTCTAAAATGGTTTACCCAAAGCCACATAGGAAGGACAGCCCCTCTTGGAGAGCCATTCAACAG ATACTGGATAGCGGAGAGCAGATAGGACTAAAACATTTTAGGCCAATTAAACCCCTTGGCTCTGGGGACACCGGCAG TGTGCATCTAGTTGAGCTGTGTGGAACCAGCCAATTCTTTGCAATGAAGGCCATGGATAAGGGTGTTATGCTTAACCGCAACAAG GTCCACAGAGCTTGTGCTGAAAGAGAAATCCTCGACATGTTGGATCATCCTTTCCTTCCAGCTCTATATGCATCTTTCCAG ACCAAAACCCACATTTGCGTGATAACAGATTATTACCCCGGTGGTGAGCTCTTCATGCTCTTGGACAGACAACCCCTGAAGGTCCTCAAGGAAGATGCAGCGAG ACGCAAAAAGGGAGGCCAGGTGCATGAAGCTCCTGCAATGTGCAGAGTCCGGGGAAAGGTCACGACCACTTTGGGTCTAATGCACACAGCCTTATCTTGCAAATTTTTGCAAGAGACCTTTATGATgtctttaaaaattcaaaacatagaGTAA
- the LOC115736736 gene encoding phototropin-1 isoform X2, whose amino-acid sequence MPREMEAADHKSTKSPSLMPPLPRDPRGSLEVFNPSTFSARPTNPAFRPQQPHWQTWVGRRESPEHDPPKLPPSRPTSRGDEIKVTTSWMALKDDAPPPNPSPPLALKPVSTVHQHDDGGRSKSAASAQPPAEAGAAAQRAAEWGLVLRTDTETGKPQGVTVRTSGGEDPNVKAGTSRRNSNNSVRSSGELSEGGEGGKERGLPRVSEDLKDALSTFQQTFVVSDATKPDYPIMYASAGFFKMTGYTSKEVIGRNCRFMQGAETDPEDVAKIREALQAGRSYCGRLLNYKKDGTPFWNLLTISPIKDDTGNVLKFIGMQVEVSKHTEGTKDKMMRPNGLPESLIRYDARQKEMAANSVSELVHAVKRPRAVSESINRPLMRRSEGNGEKERSDAIGRRNSENLGGMRSSMQRISEVPEKKHRKSARRSFMRMVRKSQSSSESFDFRGAADDDEDDGDLSETDERPDSVDDVVRQKEMRKGIDLATTLERIEKNFVITDPRLPDNPIIFASDSFLELTEYSREEILGRNCRFLQGPETDPATVRKIRDAIDNQREVTVQLINYTKSSKKFWNLFHLQPMRDQKGEVQYFIGVQLDGSAHVDPLRNSIPEDTAKESAQLVKSTAENVDEAVRELPDANKTPEDLWANHSKMVYPKPHRKDSPSWRAIQQILDSGEQIGLKHFRPIKPLGSGDTGSVHLVELCGTSQFFAMKAMDKGVMLNRNKVHRACAEREILDMLDHPFLPALYASFQTKTHICVITDYYPGGELFMLLDRQPLKVLKEDAARFYAAEVVVALEYLHCQGIIYRDLKPENVLLQNNGHVSLTDFDLSCLTSCKPQLLIPSTDEKKKKKKKNKGPEMPIFMAEPMRASNSFVGTEEYIAPEIITGAGHTSAVDWWALGILLYEMLYGYTPFRGKTRQKTFANILHKDIKFRGSKPVSLHGKQLMYRLLHRDPKNRLGSHEGSEEIKRHPFFRGINWALVRCMEPPELDAPLFGAADAEKEAKLVDPEMDDLQKNVF is encoded by the exons ATGCCGAG AGAAATGGAAGCGGCGGACCACAAATCCACTAAATCGCCGTCCCTAATGCCTCCTCTGCCCAGGGACCCGCGCGGGTCACTGGAAGTTTTCAACCCGTCAACCTTTTCGGCCCGACCGACCAACCCGGCCTTTCGCCCGCAGCAGCCCCACTGGCAAACCTGGGTTGGCCGGCGAGAAAGCCCGGAACACGACCCGCCCAAACTCCCCCCCTCCAGGCCCACCAGCAGGGGCGACGAGATCAAGGTCACCACCTCATGGATGGCCCTAAAGGACGACGCCCCTCCGCCCAACCCATCACCGCCCTTGGCGCTGAAGCCCGTGTCAACAGTCCATCAGCATGACGACGGCGGACGATCAAAGTCCGCCGCGTCGGCCCAACCGCCCGCCGAAGCGGGAGCAGCCGCGCAGAGGGCGGCGGAGTGGGGGCTGGTGCTGAGGACGGACACCGAGACCGGGAAGCCGCAGGGGGTGACGGTGCGGACCTCGGGCGGGGAGGACCCGAATGTGAAGGCCGGGACATCGAGGAGGAACTCGAACAACTCGGTGCGGAGCTCGGGGGAGTTGTCGGAGGGCggggagggagggaaggagagaGGTCTCCCGAGGGTGTCGGAGGACCTGAAGGACGCGCTGTCGACGTTCCAGCAGACGTTCGTGGTGTCGGACGCGACGAAGCCCGATTACCCGATCATGTACGCGAGCGCGGGGTTCTTCAAGATGACCGGGTACACTTCCAAGGAGGTCATAGGCCGGAACTG TCGGTTCATGCAGGGGGCGGAGACGGACCCGGAGGACGTGGCGAAGATCCGGGAGGCGTTGCAGGCGGGGAGGAGCTACTGCGGGAGGTTGCTGAACTACAAGAAAGACGGCACGCCGTTCTGGAACCTGCTCACCATCTCCCCAATCAAGGACGACACCGGCAACGTCCTCAAATTCATCGG AATGCAAGTGGAGGTGAGCAAACACACGGAGGGGACCAAGGATAAGATGATGCGTCCCAATGGATTGCCCGAGTCCCTCATTCGCTACGATG CCCGTCAGAAGGAAATGGCAGCGAATTCTGTCTCGGAACTTGTGCACGCGGTGAAGAGGCCGAGGGCGGTCAGCGAGTCGATCAATCGCCCTCTAATGCGGAGGTCGGAAGGCAATGGGGAGAAAGAGAGATCGGATGCTATAGGAAGACGAAACTCTGAGAATCTGGGAGGCATGAGGAGTTCGATGCAGCGGATCAGTGAGGTGCCGGAGAAGAAGCATAGGAAATCCGCTCGCCGCTCGTTCATGCG AATGGTAAGGAAGAGTCAGTCCAGTTCCGAAAGCTTCGATTTTAGAGGAGCTGCAGATGACGATGAAGACGACGGCGACTTGAGTGAAACTGACGAGAGGCCAGACAGTGTGGATGATGTTGTAAGACAGAAGGAAATGAGGAAGGGTATCGACCTTGCTACAACGCTCGAACGTATCGAGAAGAACTTCGTCATCACTGATCCCAGGCTACCGGACAATCCCATT ATATTTGCTTCTGATAGCTTCTTGGAGCTGACGGAATACAGCCGGGAAGAGATCCTCGGGAGGAATTGCAG GTTCCTCCAAGGACCCGAAACAGATCCAGCAACTGTGAGGAAGATCCGGGACGCCATCGACAACCAAAGAGAAGTCACTGTGCAGTTGATAAACTACACAAAAAGCA GcaaaaagttctggaatttgttTCATCTTCAACCAATGCGTGATCAGAAG GGAGAAGTCCAGTATTTCATTGGAGTACAGCTGGATGGTAGCGCGCATGTTGACCCGCTGCGCAACTCTATTCCTGAGGATACTGCTAAAGAAAGTGCACAACTG GTGAAAAGCACTGCTGAAAATGTCGATGAAGCAGTGAGGGAACTTCCAGATGCCAACAAG ACACCAGAGGATTTATGGGCTAATCACTCTAAAATGGTTTACCCAAAGCCACATAGGAAGGACAGCCCCTCTTGGAGAGCCATTCAACAG ATACTGGATAGCGGAGAGCAGATAGGACTAAAACATTTTAGGCCAATTAAACCCCTTGGCTCTGGGGACACCGGCAG TGTGCATCTAGTTGAGCTGTGTGGAACCAGCCAATTCTTTGCAATGAAGGCCATGGATAAGGGTGTTATGCTTAACCGCAACAAG GTCCACAGAGCTTGTGCTGAAAGAGAAATCCTCGACATGTTGGATCATCCTTTCCTTCCAGCTCTATATGCATCTTTCCAG ACCAAAACCCACATTTGCGTGATAACAGATTATTACCCCGGTGGTGAGCTCTTCATGCTCTTGGACAGACAACCCCTGAAGGTCCTCAAGGAAGATGCAGCGAG ATTCTATGCTGCAGAGGTAGTTGTGGCGTTGGAGTATCTTCATTGCCAAG GGATTATCTACAGAGATCTAAAACCAGAAAATGTTTTGCTTCAGAACAATGGGCATGTTTCTTTGACAGACTTCGACTTGTCATGCTTGACATCTTGCAAACCACAG CTTTTGATTCCTAGTActgatgaaaagaagaagaaaaagaagaagaataaaggCCCAGAGATGCCGATCTTTATGGCTGAACCCATGCGGGCATCGAATTCTTTTGTCGGCACAGAGGAATACATAGCTCCG GAGATCATCACAGGGGCTGGCCATACAAGTGCAGTTGATTGGTGGGCGCTTG GTATTCTGCTATACGAGATGCTGTACGGATACACACCATTCAGGGGAAAGACAAGACAGAAGACATTTGCCAATATCCTTCACAAGGATATCAAATTTCGAGGAAGTAAACCG GTAAGTCTCCATGGGAAGCAATTGATGTATCGATTGCTGCACAGGGATCCCAAGAACAGATTGGGCTCGCACGAAGGATCGGAGGAAATCAAACGTCACCCATTCTTCCGCGGCATCAACTGGGCCTTAGTTCGGTGCATG GAACCTCCTGAGCTTGATGCTCCTCTGTTTGGGGCAGCCGATGCAGAAAAGGAAGCCAAACTCGTAGACCCTGAAATGGATGACCTTCAAAAGAACGTTTTCTGA